The following is a genomic window from Malus sylvestris chromosome 7, drMalSylv7.2, whole genome shotgun sequence.
CTTCTGTTTGTTTGCAAACCCATGTCGTATAatgccatgagtttgacgggggtaTTGaaatatattagtattttaggtattatTTTGCTTGAGTTTTCTTATAAGTTTAGTTTGGGTCTAGCCTGTTagcattagggttagggttattATAAATAGAGTACTTTGGTATTCATTAGAGTataagttattcacaatgtagtctcttacactatgtttggatgaagaaatttaagattactaaagaattttaaaataacggaaattgaaatgacaagattttattttcaagaatttgtaaattttcttgtttggctaATCTAAAAGAACAATAGAATTGAATactaaatttgttatttttaatctctaaatcatagaaattggggaatgacacctatttacatggaatttgaacttgggaTTTGAAGGtctcaaattccaagttttttttccaggcggaaattctaaatttctatgtttatgaatctaaacaagggaattggtgcatgttaatttataaattttgacttttaccaaaattccaagtttattttccTTGTCCAAACATAGTggattttgtagccgtttcagcATTtctagtttgtttaataatattgctattattttgttagtctcatAAATTTCAGTGCAAAGTAACAATCCAAAGCTTGGAACTTTAAACTTCCAGTTTCTATTAATTtcctagagagagaggggggagtACTCGGCGGGGTTTGTATCGGCGGCGGGATTGGGATCAGAATCGACAGACGGAGCAAAAGAGGAGGAGTCGGGCTCCGAATCCATGGCCAGGGATCGCCCTCTGGAGCTGCTTGTTGATACGGGGCTTCTTGAGTAGCTGAATTTGGAGCAGCCGGCACTATGCAGTTTGTACGGACAGCACCGATTTACGGGGAAAGAAAAGGCCAAAAGTCTGCCGGAGCAgagcatctctctctctctctctctctctctctctctcaaaccagAAGGCAGAGCTTTCTGTTTCTCTTGAGGTTTCTTTCACTGGTAAATTCCAGAGAAGCAGAGAAGAAGGCTCTCTGAGAAATGGAGACAAAACAAATGTAAATCTTGAAGCACCGAACATGTGCAGAACACTTGTCAACTACCGAACTCTAGGattaggagagagagagtgagtgaccggcaaaaaaaaaaaaatagagggaagTGGCTGAttcttctctcatttttttttccttgttttttagaaaaaatacaacaacaacaaagcattttcccaggAATCGGTtagttttttagaaaaaataaataaataaatttatttttagggGACCTGGTGCTCGAGTAGTTGTTCGGTATgtcacatttaaaattttattatctGATgataaacaaaaacataaagttaGATCATCTCCAATCGAATGAGGATCAAAGAGTCATGCTTAACCTTATATTCCtgtaagaaattatattttgataAATAATGTCAGATCATATTTTATACCATATCTAATCGAGTGGGCCAAATGGTCATAAGCCAAACATAGCCCTTTGACAAAAAACTCATCTTCAACCGAGGGAGCCAAGGGGCTATATGCCAAACATAACtactcaataatttattattctaattgaattaatatgattaattaaattaaattaccatattaaaataagattttgtgacatattttgagtgccacTTGCCACAATAACGAAGAAAACGTGGTATTGTTGCACCTGCTACAAAGTCAAGCTTGACATTCTGCCGCTGGAGGGTTGGGCTGGAGGGCTGGTTGGTTGGTTGAAAATGGTCAGCTTGCTGGCCTGGTGGGGCACTGTTGAGAGGGTTACTTGCCTCATGCAAACATTGTGAATTGCAAGTGATGAATTGTTCTGATGATgaggtttatttttttttaactcattgtgtttcaagtttaaacatttttctctcttagtgtaaaatattgttcgtaataaaaacttaaaatgagACACTCTCCTTCATATATAAGATGATCAAGTGTGAGATTAGTACTTTTAATGAGTGACTCAGTTAACTATTTTCATTTCTTACGCGTTCAAAATTAGACAAATTCTTTgcatacatttaaaaaaaaaaaagatattaaggAAAGAGTATGAAACTATTACATTATGAAGGGAGAGTTTCAAACTCAAGATGCATGAGTAGAACCCTAACGCCTCTCCACTAGGATATTAGACCAGTACCGGTCTTGAATTTTTTTGGTGCCCGGAGCGAATACTCAAAATGTGTCTTTTTCTAGTACAACaacataaattaaaaagaaatatttaTAGAGGGCTGGAACCCAGTCGAAGCTGGGGGGGGGGGCTAGGCCCTCACGCCCATATTAtattacttgaaaaaaaaaaacatacaacaAGGAGGGCATAGTACCGAAACCCCAACAATCAAAAGCAAAATCATATACAACCACTCCAAGGAGTCAACATAGCCATACATATTGAATCCAAAAGGTTGATGACCCAATCGCTGCATATAATGTACAGAAGATAACAAATTTTGAAGTGACATGCTCCAAGTATGATATTGGGCAGAAAAGAGCGGCGGCTTCAACCACTTCTTCAGCTATATCCGGCTGGGTGAGAGCAGCTAAAAACATGATTGTTCCCTAATAACATGAATAAATTGAGTAAACACCAAAAGTAGGAGCAAGGGAAGGAGATTTGAAGTAGATGAAGTGGTGTAATACCTGTGAATGTCCAACAACAAAGACTTCGGAGCTTCTTGTCGAATATCTGCAGCGCATCATTTCTGATAGATCAAATCAAGTCAATTCCTGCCAACTCCAATCCCAAAAATCCTACGGTAAAGCATAAATCTTATTCTTTTCTGATAAAGATGTGTCCCTGACTCCAAAGTGTTTGACGCACATTTCCTACCCATACATCGAAACCTTCATCTGCTGGAGAATTTAAGAACCATGCATCACCTGGTTAAGATCAAGAAAAGCCAGTAACCAATTTCAATTGAGTTTGAAGCACATTAGAGCCCAATTTAAAATGTATCCCATGGATGTTCATCACTTTACACAATAGTTAGTTTCAAGAAAGGAAATTTCAACGCAACCTGAAAACTTCAGATCAGGGGGCACCAAATAGCGAGCTATACATTCTAATTTTGAAATAATCAACTCAGTAGGACCAATATGTTGAAAAAAGTTGGAAGGAACTATGAAAGTAAGGCTTTTCACTAATCAGGCGTCCAGCGAATCAATATTTTACTCACGGATCAGTCAGGGGGAACACTCCCCACCAAAGCAATCTCATTAGTACTTCACATCTCAAACCAAACAGAAATTGCAGTAACAAACACGACTTCTATTAGTCCTTCACATCTCATATCCAGTAAGTGCCCATCTTTCTTCTGAATCTGGAAAACAAGCAGCAGTGGATTTAACAGTCTGGGTATCTCAAAGTTACTTTAATCacaaatttaacaattaaacatATAAATGGGCATTTATTTAGTGAAATATTAGTATAGTACTCACTGTGTGCTCGGAGCAAGAGTACACAGAAAGCTCAATGAGCTGCGCAAAGAGGACTGCAGCGGTGAACGACAGCGACCGATTCTGTAAAATTCAGTCGAGTTTTGGGTGATTTCTGCAGCGATTTCAGAGGTCAAGAGGCTGATAAGGAAAGCTGCGACCGAAGGGCACTGGTCTGGAAGAAAGGATCAGGTCACCGCTGTCCCGATTCGCGAAGGAAGAAGTGCCCCCAAAACAATTTCGGCTCTGGACAGGAGCACTGTTTGCACTGGACCAGGGCCGGTCCTGGCGATAATGTCCCCCAAACAGAACATATACAGATGCTAGAAATAATAAATGTAACCTGAAACTACTAGAACCATTCAATTCTAGCGTCTACAGCTTTAGCATTAGTTGGTACAAGGGACATtcttccaaagaagatgaaatCGTTGAGGCTCTTATTTATTCCTCCTCTTGATGCGCCCTTTTAGACTGCTAATTTCAGACGATACAATCTCATGCATCATACCTGAAAAAGTGTGTGCCACACATCAAGATCAAATTTTTCCAACAAAAGTAACTTAAAAATCAAACTAGTTAGCGGAATAAATGGTGCACAAAGGGATTTAAAATCTTGACATATGTGTATTTTTGGCAGATTTTATGCGACCATGCAACTAAAACTGGCATCACTATCAATGGTGCACAAAGATTGGCAGAAAACTTTAACAGTTTTGAGTTGTAACTTCTCCATTGTATTTGTTAAGGCAAGACGGATGTCAACTATGCAATTTTCTGTAAAACTTAAAAGGCTGCATAGCAGCTCTTGTTCGTTGTATTGAATACAATGGTTTTACTGATGAATGCAGAGTTTGCTGATGATTCATACGACAAGCAATTGAAAATCCCATCATTATACCCCACATCATTTACACAAATTCAGAGGGCTCATCCACTGTAATTTGCAGATATAGAAATGTTAAGATTAAAGGAAATGCAAACTACCTTTCACCCAAATTGGAGGAGCACCGGTGGCATTAGCAAGTTAGCAACAGGAATTGACATACCAATATCTTCACAATTTCTGCACAAGCACAAATCAAAAGAATCCGGCGGCAGAGTTATGTACCTCTCCTTGGAAAATGCCACCTCTTGGGATTTCATAAAATCCGGCAGTGGCTAGACGTCTGACCACGCCAATTCCACCAAGCTGCTGCAACGCGGCGTAGTGTCCGATTGATTGCTTCAAAACAGAGCTTCGTATCCATGTGTTTATCAGCACAGAGGACCCAAAACCCCCGAAAACTATTTCTTTGTTCGGataataaaatttcccaaatttCGAATTTCAattcctaataaaaaaataacgtTTGAATTTTGATCACCAAGAAATTGGGGGGTTGGGGTGGGGAGGGGCCCAGGCCAGGACGGAGCTATGTAAATACTGAAGCCCCGTAAGCCGTTCAATCCAGGGGGAAAGCTCTTTGATAGATGTCCCATCCAAGAAAAGCTTTCTTAATCCTTCCATATTTTCTTCAATGCTTGGAAACACCTCAAATTTTGTACAAccggaaagagagagaaagacaaggGACTTGAGGTGACAAATGCTGCTTGGAAGACACTTAAGCTCCTTGCAATGACCTAGGCTTAAATGACTCAACCCCGTGAGATTATTAATTGATGAGGgtagttctttaatttttgatccGGATAAATCAAGAAGTTTTAACCCCTCTATCACTTCAGGAATTTCTGGAAACATCTCTAGACTCGAGCAGCCACAAATATTAAGGGTTTTGAGAGATTTCATACGAATGCTGCTTGGAAGACTCTCAAGTTCCTTGCAATATGATAGGTCCAAATGACTCAACCCCGTGAGATTATTAATTGATGGGGGcagttctttaatttttgaccAGGATAAATCAAGCTTTTCTAACCCCTCTATACCTTCTGAAATCTCTGGAAACATCTCAAGACTCGAGCAGTAAGAAAGATTAAGGGTTTTGAGAGATTTCATACGAATGATGCTTGGAAGACTCTTAAGTTCCTTGCAATATGATAGGTCCAAATGACTCAACCCCGTGAGATTATTAATTGATGGGGGCAGTACTTTAATTTCTGACCAGGATAAATCAAGCTTTTCTACCCCCTCCATACCTTCTGAAATCTCTGGAAACATCTCAAGACTCGAGCAGCCAGAAAGATAAAAGGTTTTGAGAGATTTCATACGAATGCTGCTTGGAAGACTCTTAAGTTCCTTGCAATATGATAGGTCCAAATGACTCAACCCCGTGAGATTATTAATTGATGGGGGCAGTTCTTTAATTTCTGACCTGGATAAATCAAGCCTTTCTACCCCCTCTATACCTTCTAAAATCTCTGGAAACATCTCAAGACTCGAGTAGCCAGAAAGATTAAAGGTTTTGAGAGATTTCATACGAATGCTGCTTGGAAGACTCTTAAATTCCTTGCAATATGATAGGTCCAAATGACTCAACCCCGTGAGATTATTAATTGATGGGGgcatttctttaatttttgaccAGGATAAATTAAGTTTTTCTACCCCCTCTATACCTTCTGAAATCTCTGGAAACATCTCAAGACTCGAGCAGCCAGAAAGATTAAAGGTTTTGAGAGATTTCATACGAATGCTGCTTGGAAGACTCTTAAGTTCCTTGCAATATGATAGGTCCAAATGACTCAACCCCGTGAGATTATTAATTGATGGGGgcatttctttaatttttgaccTGGATAAATTAAGCTTTTCTAACCCCTCCATACCTTCTGAAATCTCTGGAAACATCTCAAGACTCGAGCAGCCAGAAAGATTAAAGGTTTTGAGAGATTTCATACGAATGCTGCTTGGAAGACTCTTAAATTCCTTGCAATATGATAGGTCCAAATGACTCAACCCCGTGAGATTATTAATTGATGGGGGCAGTTCTTTAATTTCTGACCTGGATAAATCAAGCTTTTCTAACCCCTCCATACCTTCTGAAATCTCTGGAAACATCTCTAGACTCGAGCAGCAAGAAAGATTAAGGGTTTTGAGAGATTTCATACGAATGATGCTTGGAAGACTCTTAAGTTCCTTGCAATATGATAGGTCCAAATGACTCAACCCCGTGAGATTATTAATTGATGGGGGcagttctttaatttttgagcAGGATAAATCAAGCTTTTCTAACCCCTCTATACCTTCTGAAATCTCTGGAAACATCTCAAGACTCGAGCAGCAAGAAAGATTAAGGGTTTTGAGAGATTTCATACGAATGATGCTTGGAAGACTCTTAAGTTCCTTGCAATATGATAGGTCCAAATGACTCAACCCCGTGAGATTATTAATTGATGGGGGcagttctttaatttttgaccTGGATAAATCAAGCTTTTCTAACCCCTCCATACCTTCTGAAATCTCTGGAAACATCTCAAGACTCGAGCAGCCAGAAAGATTAAGGGTTTTGAGAGATTTCATACGCATGATGCTGGGTAGAATCTTAAATTCTTCGCAGTCTTTCAGATTCAATAAAACAAGGTTTGTAAGAGTCGAAATAGACTGGTGAACCTCAACTAAGCTTCTACAACCTTCAAGAATTAGCGTCTCAAGATTTGGCACATTTGTGAAGTCAGGGGTTTCCTTAAGGTATGAATAACTTAAATTGATGAATTTCAACTTTTCCTGCGTCTGATAAAACATTCAGGAAAACATGCATTATTTAATAAGACATCtcactcaaaacccaaaaagaaacaaatacaTATAAATGATTGTACATACCTGGGTTCCTTCCCAAAGTCGGTCAATGAGGCTACATTGCATGTCAAGTTCAACAAGGTTTTTGAATTGAAAGTTGGATGGCAAAGACTTGAGAGGGAATCTAAACCAGGAGAGATACCTCAAGTTAGGTAACTTAAAGGGCCCAATCAGGTGGTGTTCGCAGTATTCATAATCAAAACTGGAGTATTTATCACCGATCTTGAGAAGTCTTAGTTGAGTCatactaacaaaagcttcagcaTTTAAGCATGCCCAGTATGAGTACCAGAAATCCACGATTATGCTTTCAACTGCTTCCGTAGCCTGTGCAAATCAAAGTATTAGAAAATACAGAGAACCTTAGTTTAGATTATGAAATTAATGCTTGTTTCTTAAGGAGCTttttgataatcatttcgttttcagtttaattgttttcaattttcaattattaaaacaatgaaaactaaaaattaaaaattgaaaacaaaaatggttatcaaatgggCCTAAGAAATTGATTTTGGTCAAAAGTTGAAGCTTTCTACTAATAATTGCATAAGAAAAAGATTTCTCACCGTATTTTGAGATAGCACGTGATGAACATCTTCATAACTCCACAACCTACTTCGTCTCCCTGGCTCTTTGATACATTCTTGGCGGACGATTTCCCGACCCATTTCCTCTAATGAATCATGCATCTCCAGTTCCCCCTTCCATGAGACAGTTATGAGAGCTCGGTCGATTAGAACTCTTATTCCAGTATAAGGATGGAAACCACAATCTTCCAGAATTCGGGTTGCACAGTCTTTCTTCATCCCTTTAAAGAAACATGCAATGTCCAGAAagatgtccttctccttgtcatcTAGTCCATCGAAGCTTGATTTAAGTACATCATGAATTCCCCTTTGCgggattttccttattttttctaACTCATCTTCCCACTCGCGTATAGTTTTGTTACCAAGAAAAGCTCCCAAGACTTTGAGTGCTAAAGGCAGGCCTTGAGCATATTCTACGACACGATTTGAGAGATCATCATAATCTCTGGTAGGTTGGTTTTTTCTGAAGGCGTGCCGCCTAAAGAGTTTCAGAGCTCCAGAATCACTCAAAATCTTGGGATTATATATCACATCAGCTATGCTTAGTAATTGCGAATCTCTAGTTGTTATAATAATTCTGCTTCCACCACCAAAGGAATGTGGCTCTTCAAGTAAAGCTTCAATTTGTTCTAATTCGTCCACATCATCAACAACAATAAGAACTTTTCTCTGACCTAGGCTTTTTAACATCACCTGAAAACCATTTTTTGATATGTCAGAACTCCCCACCTTGTTGTTCGAGATACTCGATAAAAGTTCTGCCTGCATATGTAGTTTGCCATGCTTCATGAAACCTTCCTTGAAATTTTCAAGAAAGCAACAAGCTTTAAATCCACCAGAGATTTCATCATAAACAGCTCTAGCGATGGTTGTTTTGCCTAAACCACCCATACCCCATATTCCAACAACGCGAACAGCATTCGTTTCACCTCCGGGAGGATATAATAATAAATGCATTTCATGCATGTGAGAATCCATGTCAACCAAGCCATTATCTTTGCTTGATGTTGATGAGATGTGGATCAATTTCCTATAAACATCTTCTACAATTTCCTCAATAAGCTCTGCATCATTCctgtcaaattaaaaaaaaaacaatataataaCAACACCAAATGATAATTAAGAGGTCCTTTTCATCAGttagttttcaaaaaatggaaattaaaactaaaaactagatatttataaaaattaccGCAAAACGttacaaaaatcccaaaaattaataggaaactaaaacaaattagaATTTACTCATATTTTCGCGAATCCCAGCCGGATAAACTGGTGGCAGTTGTAAGAGCGGATCTCCAGCTCTGAACCTCTTCCATTTCAGCCTTAGAATCACGATCGTGCTGAGCAAAAGCTTCCTCGAATTTTCTCTTGAGTTTACGAACGTCAGACGGATCAACTTCATAGAAAATGGGGAGTACAATCTGGTTATTGGTATCCTTGCATTTCAAGATTTGCACGAGTTCTTTCAAGCACCAAGTGGAAGAAGCATAGTCTTGAGAGAAAACTACAATCGAAAGCCTTGACTCTCGAATCGCTGTCAGGAGCTCAGAAAGGTGGTCGCCTTTTCTGAGCTTCTCGGCATCAATGAAGGCGTTGATTGGTTTCTTAACCAGAGCGTTGTAGAGATGGCTGACGAAGCCCCTGCGAGTGTCTTCCCCTCTGAAATTGATGAACACATCGTATTTGCAACCAAGGCCAGAAGAAGCAGCCATTATTAATCGATCGCACCTGGTCAGCGACGATCGAGCAGCTAAGACTAAGAGAATTGTAAGTACAGAGATACTCAATAGATCTACAAATTGGATCACCAGAAATTAGTCTGATCGATACCAAGTCAATGAGTCAATGCAAAAGGGCAAAAGGGGAAAGGGAAATTATGCTTTATGTTTTTTCACATCTTCTTCGGGGAAATTTCGGTGTGAAAGGAATCTTATCCTTTTGATTTTTTAACCCAAGGAAATGCGAAGAAAAGGGTCAAAATAGTAAATTGAATCTACACTTGCCCATCCAACAACctcttaatttaatatatttaattgaGAAAAGTAGTTTAGAGGAATGATGGtatctccttttcttctcacTCAATCTTCCAGCATGCGATTTAATCATGATTAAAGCCAAGCTTAATAATAGGTCGTATTATTTAGGTCGTATTGGATTATAAGTTTTTGTTGTGAACTTGTGATACGATagttggaaaattaaaaaaattataatttaaatgTATGTAGTGAAATCTGTTAGAATTTagattcaaaattgaaaatttcattaacttcGTTAATTATTAGCACACGAAGCTcacaaatgaaataaaaataataaaattagtctcacatgtAATCTCCACGTGCTAACAATTAATGGAAAGTTTCATTTTAACCTAAAATGTGTGACTTACATACTAATAATTAACAGAATGTTGacaaatttttcaattttaagcATAAATCTTAATAAACTTCATCTCATAAACTTAAATCCTAAGTCAACAATCTTCTCAATACCTTACCACTGCAAACTACCTTGCcactacaaaaattattaaTCAAATTAAACTTATTATTTACTTACAAATACGTAACTAAATCACCGAAAGCTATCTCCGTTTCTTTGCTGAGTGGACAACTGtctctttgtcttcttttggcAGATAGCTAGTAGACTCCTAGTGGCCGGCCTATTTTCCACGGCTGGTTATAGGACTCAGTTGCTATACAAGAAGTGTTATGTTGTAATTCAATATTGATGGAAATCCAACATAATCTTCTTCGAATTATTGTGAGGATTTTTAGATATTTATGAATCGCATTCATTTATAGTATATTGTGGGATtagtttttattaaatattatttgtgtttaattttaaataaataaattttaaataaatttttaccGCACGATATATTATGAACGAATACGATTCATAGATCTCCAAGATCCTCACAAGGAGAATCCAAAAGGATCTGGATTCAATGGAAATATCTGAAAAGGATCTGGATTCAATGGAAATAAgctaattttgaatcaaataacattactttattttgtaagtaaattaattttaaatcaaaCAACATTCATTTATTATGTAGCTAATTAATTTTGTATGTGTCATCATATATATTAGACACATTTTATTATAGgtgattttgtggtattcatcttcatttgtaagtaagaagtcttaggttcgattctcaccaaaagtaaatttaaaccatattattgctagtccattgtgaggcctAACCCACcctcctcccccttagtgtagatagatcgtttgttcaaaaaaaatatataatcaaAATAGAACGTGAAGCGAAACAATAGATCaacaatatttatgttaattataaatAGGTCAACTATGTATGTGATATAGGTCAACTATGTATGTGATActtaaattcatttaaaatttaaaaaaaaaattacaaaatctgCCACTACAGTTGGCACACACTTCAATTAACACTTTCTTTCtcataatttttatatttggaaTAAGTCATACGAATCAAATACTGCAATGTATTGTCtgtttttttattctattttttat
Proteins encoded in this region:
- the LOC126628760 gene encoding disease resistance protein RPV1-like isoform X6, with the protein product MAASSSSSSSGLGCKYDVFINFRGEDTRRGFVSHLYNALVKKPINAFIDAEKLRKGDHLSELLTAIRGSRLSIVVFSQDYASSTWCLKELVQILKCKDANNQIVLPIFYEVDPSDVRKLKRKFEEAFAQHDRDSNAEMEEVQSWRSALTTATSLSGWDSRKYENDAELIEEIVEDVYRKLIHISSTSSKDNGLVDMDSHMHEMHLLLYPPGGETNAVRVVGIWGMGGLGKTTIARAVYDEISGGFKACCFLENFKEGFMKHGKLHMQAELLLSISNNKVGSSDISKNGFQVMLKSLGQRKVLIVVDDVDELEQIEALLEEPHSFGGGSRIIITTRDSQLLSIADVIYNPKILSDSGALKLFRRHAFRKNQPTRDYDDLSNRVVEYAQGLPLALKVLGAFLGNKTIREWEDELEKIRKIPQRGIHDVLKSSFDGLDDKEKDIFLDIACFFKGMKKDCATRILEDCGFHPYTGIRVLIDRALITVSWKGELEMHDSLEEMGREIVRQECIKEPGRRSRLWSYEDVHHVLSQNTATEAVESIIVDFWYSYWACLNAEAFVSMTQLRLLKIGDKYSSFDYEYCEHHLIGPFKLPNLRYLSWFRFPLKSLPSNFQFKNLVELDMQCSLIDRLWEGTQTQEKLKFINLSYSYLKETPDFTNVPNLETLILEGCRSLVEVHQSISTLTNLVLLNLKDCEEFKILPSIMRMKSLKTLNLSGCSSLEMFPEISEGMEGLEKLDLSRSKIKELPPSINNLTGLSHLDLSYCKELKSLPSIIRMKSLKTLNLSCCSSLEMFPEISEGMEGLEKLNLSRSKIKEMPPSINNLTGLSHLDLSYCKELKSLPSSIRMKSLKTFNLSGCSSLEMFPEISEGIEGVEKLNLSWSEIKELPPSINNLTGLSHLDLSYCKELKSLPSSIRMKSLKTFYLSGCSSLEMFPEISEVIEGLKLLDLSGSKIKELPSSINNLTGLSHLSLGHCKELKCLPSSICHLKSLVFLSLSGCTKFEVFPSIEENMEGLRKLFLDGTSIKELSPWIERLTGLQYLHSSVLAWAPPHPNPPISW
- the LOC126628760 gene encoding disease resistance protein RPV1-like isoform X4; protein product: MAASSSSSSSGLGCKYDVFINFRGEDTRRGFVSHLYNALVKKPINAFIDAEKLRKGDHLSELLTAIRGSRLSIVVFSQDYASSTWCLKELVQILKCKDANNQIVLPIFYEVDPSDVRKLKRKFEEAFAQHDRDSNAEMEEVQSWRSALTTATSLSGWDSRKYENDAELIEEIVEDVYRKLIHISSTSSKDNGLVDMDSHMHEMHLLLYPPGGETNAVRVVGIWGMGGLGKTTIARAVYDEISGGFKACCFLENFKEGFMKHGKLHMQAELLLSISNNKVGSSDISKNGFQVMLKSLGQRKVLIVVDDVDELEQIEALLEEPHSFGGGSRIIITTRDSQLLSIADVIYNPKILSDSGALKLFRRHAFRKNQPTRDYDDLSNRVVEYAQGLPLALKVLGAFLGNKTIREWEDELEKIRKIPQRGIHDVLKSSFDGLDDKEKDIFLDIACFFKGMKKDCATRILEDCGFHPYTGIRVLIDRALITVSWKGELEMHDSLEEMGREIVRQECIKEPGRRSRLWSYEDVHHVLSQNTATEAVESIIVDFWYSYWACLNAEAFVSMTQLRLLKIGDKYSSFDYEYCEHHLIGPFKLPNLRYLSWFRFPLKSLPSNFQFKNLVELDMQCSLIDRLWEGTQTQEKLKFINLSYSYLKETPDFTNVPNLETLILEGCRSLVEVHQSISTLTNLVLLNLKDCEEFKILPSIMRMKSLKTLNLSGCSSLEMFPEISEGMEGLEKLDLSRSKIKELPPSINNLTGLSHLDLSYCKELKSLPSIIRMKSLKTLNLSCCSSLEMFPEISEGMEGLEKLNLSRSKIKEMPPSINNLTGLSHLDLSYCKELKSLPSSIRMKSLKTFNLSGCSSLEMFPEISEGIEGVEKLNLSWSEIKELPPSINNLTGLSHLDLSYCKELKSLPSSIRMKSLKTFYLSGCSSLEMFPEISEVIEGLKLLDLSGSKIKELPSSINNLTGLSHLSLGHCKELKCLPSSICHLKSLVFLSLSGCTKFEVFPSIEENMEGLRKLFLDGTSIKELSPWIERLTGLQYLHSSVLAWAPPHPNPPISW
- the LOC126628760 gene encoding disease resistance protein RPV1-like isoform X5; this translates as MAASSSSSSSGLGCKYDVFINFRGEDTRRGFVSHLYNALVKKPINAFIDAEKLRKGDHLSELLTAIRGSRLSIVVFSQDYASSTWCLKELVQILKCKDANNQIVLPIFYEVDPSDVRKLKRKFEEAFAQHDRDSNAEMEEVQSWRSALTTATSLSGWDSRKYENDAELIEEIVEDVYRKLIHISSTSSKDNGLVDMDSHMHEMHLLLYPPGGETNAVRVVGIWGMGGLGKTTIARAVYDEISGGFKACCFLENFKEGFMKHGKLHMQAELLSSISNNKVGSSDISKNGFQVMLKSLGQRKVLIVVDDVDELEQIEALLEEPHSFGGGSRIIITTRDSQLLSIADVIYNPKILSDSGALKLFRRHAFRKNQPTRDYDDLSNRVVEYAQGLPLALKVLGAFLGNKTIREWEDELEKIRKIPQRGIHDVLKSSFDGLDDKEKDIFLDIACFFKGMKKDCATRILEDCGFHPYTGIRVLIDRALITVSWKGELEMHDSLEEMGREIVRQECIKEPGRRSRLWSYEDVHHVLSQNTATEAVESIIVDFWYSYWACLNAEAFVSMTQLRLLKIGDKYSSFDYEYCEHHLIGPFKLPNLRYLSWFRFPLKSLPSNFQFKNLVELDMQCSLIDRLWEGTQTQEKLKFINLSYSYLKETPDFTNVPNLETLILEGCRSLVEVHQSISTLTNLVLLNLKDCEEFKILPSIMRMKSLKTLNLSGCSSLEMFPEISEGMEGLEKLDLSRSKIKELPPSINNLTGLSHLDLSYCKELKSLPSIIRMKSLKTLNLSCCSSLEMFPEISEGMEGLEKLNLSRSKIKEMPPSINNLTGLSHLDLSYCKELKSLPSSIRMKSLKTFNLSGCSSLEMFPEISEGIEGVEKLNLSWSEIKELPPSINNLTGLSHLDLSYCKELKSLPSSIRMKSLKTFYLSGCSSLEMFPEISEVIEGLKLLDLSGSKIKELPSSINNLTGLSHLSLGHCKELKCLPSSICHLKSLVFLSLSGCTKFEVFPSIEENMEGLRKLFLDGTSIKELSPWIERLTGLQYLHSSVLAWAPPHPNPPISW